A portion of the Acidisoma sp. PAMC 29798 genome contains these proteins:
- a CDS encoding Hint domain-containing protein, translated as MSTEVFVAATQAELQSDIDSADQGAPAGTSIEIDLGADITLNHDLDAIDLEAGESLTINGEGHVLDGAGMYRGIFAYAGTTTIENLGLNDMRAQGGAGGLGGGGAGAGLGGGLFVASGANVTLDGVSFKDDQAVGGQGGATTTFTDNGVTYGGTGGGGGGGLGGSGGPAEATAGTYANNFMGKTFAGAGGGVGVSAFGGSYNTAPGAGLIVGAGPAGAGTAGTGSSAGGANGGGGGGAGAYSPPNLRGGYGFGGGGGVGGTAGGNEQYVSGTGASGFRPAAGNGGFGGGGGGGGGGGFGGGGGGDAGGVAGSGMGSGAGWGAGNGDAGYGISTGTAGGFGGGGGAQFGYGPDGNAARINYGGGGGLGAGGGIFVQQGGKLTIGAGSFSGGSVTGGQGAEGAGSGQAFGSGIFGEGNDTINLAPAAGQTLTIGDAIADQEGSDNASSEETGGNGNPADNAYGAVSLNVDGTGTVSIAAAANTFTGGITLTSGTLDLAASGAAGSGKIAFATPGGAVLEFATSVAPTNTITGFTHGDTLQVDDLDLTGHSYDGTTLTLDGAGGPVSVIIPGVQETFTFSEVSGADDVIVGVAPCFGHGTHIATKRGQIRVEDLRVGDKVLTLDDSQPVIWIGHREVRCDRHPAPHKVNPVRISAGAFGNGLPTDDLFLSPDHAIFAEAVLIPIKHLINGSTIRQVEVVTAHYYHVELPAHAVVLAEGLPAESYLDTGDRNAFFGSRSTDLYPAWGSEAQDIALVMDALGYAPLRVAGPEIERLRKHLAARAFLAQDRASA; from the coding sequence ATGTCGACTGAAGTGTTTGTCGCGGCTACTCAAGCGGAACTGCAAAGTGACATCGATAGCGCGGATCAAGGGGCACCGGCCGGGACGAGCATCGAAATCGACCTTGGCGCCGATATCACGCTCAATCATGACCTCGATGCCATCGACTTGGAGGCAGGCGAAAGCCTTACTATCAACGGCGAGGGTCACGTGCTGGACGGCGCCGGAATGTACCGTGGCATCTTCGCGTATGCGGGCACAACGACGATTGAGAACCTTGGGCTGAACGATATGCGTGCCCAGGGTGGCGCGGGCGGTTTGGGCGGTGGGGGCGCGGGGGCCGGCCTCGGCGGCGGTCTCTTCGTCGCATCCGGTGCGAACGTCACTCTGGACGGCGTCTCGTTCAAAGACGATCAGGCGGTTGGTGGGCAGGGCGGTGCCACGACCACATTCACAGACAATGGCGTGACCTATGGTGGCACCGGTGGCGGTGGCGGCGGCGGGCTTGGCGGCTCGGGTGGGCCTGCGGAGGCGACGGCCGGGACTTACGCCAATAATTTTATGGGAAAGACGTTTGCTGGTGCCGGTGGCGGCGTCGGTGTTTCGGCCTTCGGGGGGTCCTATAACACCGCTCCCGGCGCCGGCTTGATCGTGGGCGCAGGCCCCGCAGGCGCGGGAACTGCGGGCACGGGAAGTAGCGCGGGTGGCGCGAATGGCGGCGGCGGCGGCGGCGCTGGGGCATATTCTCCCCCGAACCTGCGCGGGGGCTACGGCTTCGGCGGGGGTGGCGGGGTTGGTGGCACCGCCGGCGGAAACGAACAATACGTCAGCGGCACCGGTGCATCCGGTTTCAGGCCGGCGGCAGGCAACGGCGGCTTTGGTGGCGGTGGGGGTGGCGGTGGCGGCGGTGGCTTTGGCGGCGGCGGCGGCGGCGATGCAGGTGGCGTTGCTGGAAGTGGGATGGGCTCGGGGGCCGGCTGGGGCGCCGGTAATGGCGACGCAGGCTACGGCATCAGCACCGGCACTGCAGGCGGCTTTGGCGGTGGTGGGGGTGCGCAATTTGGCTACGGGCCCGATGGCAACGCCGCGCGTATCAATTACGGTGGCGGTGGCGGTTTGGGAGCGGGCGGTGGCATATTCGTCCAGCAGGGCGGGAAGCTGACGATTGGCGCCGGCTCGTTCAGTGGCGGTAGCGTCACGGGCGGCCAGGGCGCTGAGGGCGCTGGATCGGGTCAAGCTTTCGGTTCCGGGATCTTCGGCGAGGGGAATGATACCATCAACCTTGCCCCCGCAGCCGGACAGACGCTGACGATCGGCGACGCAATCGCTGATCAGGAGGGGTCGGATAACGCCAGCTCGGAAGAAACTGGAGGCAACGGGAACCCTGCCGACAATGCGTACGGGGCGGTGAGCCTGAATGTCGATGGCACGGGGACTGTCAGCATTGCTGCCGCGGCCAATACCTTCACAGGCGGCATAACGCTCACGTCGGGAACCTTGGATCTCGCGGCCTCGGGTGCTGCGGGCTCAGGTAAAATCGCTTTCGCGACGCCCGGGGGCGCCGTGTTGGAATTCGCGACGTCGGTGGCCCCGACCAATACGATCACCGGCTTCACGCACGGCGACACTCTTCAGGTCGATGACCTGGATCTGACCGGCCACAGCTATGACGGAACGACGCTCACCCTCGACGGTGCGGGCGGTCCGGTCAGCGTGATCATTCCCGGCGTGCAGGAGACTTTCACCTTTTCGGAGGTTAGCGGAGCAGACGACGTGATCGTCGGCGTGGCGCCCTGCTTCGGTCATGGCACCCATATCGCGACGAAGCGCGGTCAAATCCGGGTGGAAGACCTCAGGGTGGGTGACAAAGTCTTGACCCTCGACGACAGCCAGCCAGTCATATGGATTGGTCATCGTGAAGTCCGATGCGACCGTCACCCCGCGCCCCATAAGGTCAATCCCGTTCGTATTTCCGCGGGTGCATTTGGAAACGGTCTGCCGACGGATGATCTTTTTCTGTCGCCAGATCATGCCATCTTCGCGGAGGCTGTTCTTATTCCGATTAAACACCTCATCAACGGCAGCACAATCCGACAGGTCGAGGTCGTGACGGCGCATTACTATCACGTGGAGCTGCCTGCCCACGCGGTTGTTTTAGCTGAGGGACTGCCGGCTGAAAGTTACCTTGATACCGGCGATCGAAATGCATTCTTCGGCAGTCGATCGACTGATCTTTATCCCGCCTGGGGTTCGGAAGCCCAGGACATTGCACTCGTCATGGATGCGCTGGGATACGCCCCGCTTCGCGTCGCGGGTCCTGAGATCGAGCGTTTGCGCAAACATTTGGCGGCACGGGCCTTCCTCGCCCAGGATCGTGCGAGCGCGTAG